Proteins encoded together in one uncultured Desulfosarcina sp. window:
- a CDS encoding acetyl-CoA C-acyltransferase: MKDVVIVSACRTAIGTFGGTLRDLNAATLASITMKEAIQRAGIEPHMIDDIRYGCCIEHPDTLNTTRVAALLAGIPETVTAVTINRVCISGMEAVISGMAMIQANMADIILAGGTEHMSGVPYSVPAARWGCRLQDHPFVDNLIHALHCGSHIIPHPEKGPVDETQAPLSLFVGKPYIMGHTTEFIAQHLGITREEMDEVALRSHNAAERATNEGLFKDEIVPVEVPRKRKDPLIFDKDEHFRPGMTLEKLAALPPAFIPKTGKVTAGNSSGINDGSTGMVIMSADKAKELGLTPLARIKAVGRGACHPSVMGLSPVPAVKNLLANSNLALDDFELIELNEAFAGQYLGCEKELGIDREITNVNGSGIGLGHPVGSTGARIMTTLIYGMKKRGNTLGLATLCGGGGVSMACALEIVS, encoded by the coding sequence CCATCGGAACATTTGGCGGAACCTTGCGGGATTTGAATGCCGCCACCCTGGCCAGTATCACCATGAAAGAGGCCATTCAACGGGCCGGCATCGAACCACACATGATCGACGATATTCGCTACGGGTGCTGCATAGAACATCCCGACACCCTGAATACGACGCGGGTAGCTGCCCTGCTCGCGGGAATCCCGGAAACGGTAACCGCCGTCACCATCAATCGGGTCTGCATTTCGGGCATGGAGGCGGTGATCTCGGGGATGGCCATGATCCAGGCCAATATGGCCGATATCATCCTGGCCGGTGGCACCGAGCACATGTCCGGCGTCCCCTACAGTGTCCCCGCTGCACGCTGGGGATGCAGACTCCAGGATCACCCATTCGTGGACAACCTGATCCATGCCCTGCACTGCGGTTCCCACATCATTCCCCATCCCGAAAAGGGGCCAGTGGACGAGACCCAGGCGCCGTTGAGCCTGTTTGTCGGCAAACCCTACATCATGGGCCACACGACGGAATTCATTGCCCAGCACCTTGGCATCACCCGCGAAGAGATGGATGAAGTGGCCTTGAGAAGCCATAATGCCGCCGAAAGAGCAACCAACGAAGGTCTTTTCAAGGATGAAATCGTCCCTGTCGAGGTCCCCCGTAAACGCAAGGACCCGCTTATCTTCGACAAGGACGAGCATTTCAGGCCGGGCATGACTCTTGAGAAACTGGCCGCGCTGCCTCCGGCCTTTATTCCCAAGACCGGCAAAGTTACGGCTGGCAATTCCAGCGGAATCAACGACGGCTCCACCGGCATGGTGATCATGTCGGCGGATAAGGCCAAAGAGCTTGGGTTGACGCCCCTGGCGAGGATCAAAGCCGTTGGTCGGGGGGCCTGTCACCCGTCCGTCATGGGGCTTTCTCCGGTGCCGGCCGTAAAGAACCTGCTGGCCAACAGCAACCTGGCCCTCGATGACTTTGAACTCATAGAGCTTAACGAAGCCTTTGCGGGCCAATATCTCGGCTGTGAAAAAGAGCTGGGCATCGATCGGGAGATCACCAATGTCAACGGGTCCGGCATCGGTCTTGGTCACCCGGTGGGATCCACCGGAGCGAGAATCATGACCACGTTGATCTATGGAATGAAAAAGCGAGGGAACACCCTGGGGCTTGCCACCTTGTGCGGCGGTGGCGGCGTATCCATGGCTTGCGCCCTCGAAATCGTGTCGTAA